AGGACTCGGGCTCGCGCAGGAGCGCGGCGTGAAGATCGTCGCCAACGCGGGCGGGCTGAACCCGGCGGGACTGGCCGCCGCCGTACGCGAACTGGCCGAGCGCGTCGGCGTTCCCGTACGCGTCGCGCACGTCGAGGGCGACGACCTGCTGGCGGCACGCGACTGGGGCGAGGGCGTGCTCACCGCCAACGCCTACCTCGGCGGAGCCGGCATCGCGGAGTGTCTGCGCGGCGGCGCCGATGTGGTGGTGACCGGCCGGGTCACCGACGCCGCGCTCGTCACCGGGCCCGCCGCCGCGCACTTCGGCTGGGACGCCGACGATCTCGACGCCCTCGCGGGCGCCGTCGTCGCCGGACACGTCCTGGAGTGCGGCACCCAGGCCACCGGCGGCAACTACTCCTTCTTCGGCGAGCACGACGTCCGCCGCCCCGGCTTCCCGCTCGCCGAACTCCACGCCGACGGCTCCGCAGTCATCACCAAGCACCCCGGCACCGGCGGAGTCGTCGACATCGGCACCGTCACCGCGCAGTTGCTGTACGAGACCGGGGGAGCCCGGTACGCCGGACCCGATGTGACGGCCCGGCTCGACACCGTACGGCTCACCCAGGACGGCCCCGACCGGGTCGCGATCTCCGGCGTACGCGGCGAGGCACCGCCCCCCGCGGTCAAGGTCGGGCTGAACCGGATCGGCGGCTGGCGCAACGAGGTCGTCTTCGTCCTCACCGGACTCGACATCGACGCGAAGGCGCGCCTGGTGAAGGACCAGATCGCCGACGCGCTGGCGGCGCCGGGCGTCAAGAGGCCGCCGGAGGAGGTCCGTTGGGAGCTGGCCCGCACCGACCGGGCGGACGCCGACACCGAGGAGACCGCGAGCGCGCTGCTGCGGCTCGTCGTCCGCGACAGCGACCCCGACGCGGTCGGCCGGGCGGTCAGCGGCGCCGCCGTCGAGCTGGCGCTGAGCAGTTACCCCGGATTCCATGTCACCGCGCCGCCCGGCAAGGGCGCGCCGTACGGCGTCTTCGAGGCGGCGTACGTCCCCGCCGCCGAGGTCCCGCACACGGCGGTGCTCCCCGACGGCACGCGCGTACCGGTGCCGACCGCCGCCCCCACACGCGTACTTGAACCCGTCCCCGAGCCCCCGCTCCCCGACCCGCTGCCCGCCGGACCCACCCGGCGCGCCCCGCTCGGACTGGTCGTCGGTGCCCGCAGCGGCGACAAGGGCGGGGACGCCAACGTCGGTGTGTGGGCGCGCGATCCGCAGGCCTGGCGCTGGCTCGCGCACGAGCTGACCGTCGAGCACCTGCGTCAACTCCTCCCCGAGACAGCCGGTTTGACCGTCACCCGGCATGTCCTGCCCGACCTGCGCGCGCTCAACTTCACCGTCCAGGGCCTCCTCGGCGAAGGCGTCGCCGCCCGCGCCCGCTTCGACCCGCAGGCCAAGGCGCTCGGCGAATGGCTGCGCTCCCGCCACGCCGACATCCCGGAGGTACTGCTGTGACCGTGCTCCACTCGGCGCTGGACACCACATCCCCCGACTACGCCGAGCACCGCGCCGAGATGCTCACCAAACTCGCGGACCTCGGTACCGAGCACGCCAAGGCGCTGGCCGGCGGCGGCGAGAAGTACGTGGCCCGGCACCGTAAACGCGGAAAGCTCCTCGCCCGCGAGCGGATCGAGCTGCTGCTCGACCCCGACACCCCGTTCCTGGAACTGTCCCCGCTCGCCGCCTGGGGCAGCGACTACCCCGTCGGCGCGTCCATGGTCACCGGCATCGGCGTGGTCGAGGGCGTCGAATGCG
This window of the Streptomyces niveus genome carries:
- a CDS encoding acyclic terpene utilization AtuA family protein — protein: MPDTSAPTRDVLRIGNASGFYGDRFDALRSMLTGGPLDVITGDYLAELTMLILGRDRLKNPASGYARTFLRQLEEGLGLAQERGVKIVANAGGLNPAGLAAAVRELAERVGVPVRVAHVEGDDLLAARDWGEGVLTANAYLGGAGIAECLRGGADVVVTGRVTDAALVTGPAAAHFGWDADDLDALAGAVVAGHVLECGTQATGGNYSFFGEHDVRRPGFPLAELHADGSAVITKHPGTGGVVDIGTVTAQLLYETGGARYAGPDVTARLDTVRLTQDGPDRVAISGVRGEAPPPAVKVGLNRIGGWRNEVVFVLTGLDIDAKARLVKDQIADALAAPGVKRPPEEVRWELARTDRADADTEETASALLRLVVRDSDPDAVGRAVSGAAVELALSSYPGFHVTAPPGKGAPYGVFEAAYVPAAEVPHTAVLPDGTRVPVPTAAPTRVLEPVPEPPLPDPLPAGPTRRAPLGLVVGARSGDKGGDANVGVWARDPQAWRWLAHELTVEHLRQLLPETAGLTVTRHVLPDLRALNFTVQGLLGEGVAARARFDPQAKALGEWLRSRHADIPEVLL